One Prevotella intermedia ATCC 25611 = DSM 20706 DNA window includes the following coding sequences:
- a CDS encoding BspA family leucine-rich repeat surface protein has translation MKNNLFKKMYAALVALFIAMFALPQQAQAQTKEAYVEKNLDTKTITFYYDAEKSSRKGIVYGINEKQTLASDIEIPAWAANSQSEEKTTTAIFDASFKEYRPTTTDYWFNYYLVLKEIKGMENLNTSEVTNMSHMFNHCDALPSIDLSNFNTAKVTNMNSMFSECAALTSLNLSKFNTENVTDMGSMFNFCSGFTTLDLSNFNTAKVTDMRAMFFCCTGLTSLDISNFNTANVTDMSVMFFYCKALNSLELPNFNTEKVSNMKAMFSGCSALKSLDLSKFNTANVTNMNGMFASCTALTSLDLSKFNTANVTDMNGMFANCSALTSLDLSKFNTANVTDMASMFSSCSELVTLDVSNFNTEKVTTMYGMFANDKALLALDLSSFKTPEVTIMKGMFSGCTGLTTLNVSNFDTEKVTDMYGMFYSCEALTTLNLSHFNTENVTNMSAMFAYCKALNELKMPNFNTKNVTNMSFLFFYCSELPSIDLSGFNTANVTDMGAMFKYCAKVESLDISKFNTEKVTNMRGMFSGCRKITTLDFSNFNTDNVTNTNTMFFSCDAITSLDLSNFKLEKVTDMSAMFSFCEEMTTIYCNHTWKAEQSENMFAYCSKLKGAVEYNEFKLDVKMANPETGYFTKKNVSGISQTGVATDATVVAIYSLDGKKLTELQSGVNIVRMSDGTTHKVMK, from the coding sequence ATGAAAAACAATCTATTCAAGAAGATGTATGCAGCCCTTGTCGCGCTGTTTATCGCAATGTTTGCTTTACCACAGCAGGCACAGGCGCAAACGAAAGAAGCCTATGTTGAGAAGAACCTCGACACCAAGACTATTACTTTCTATTATGATGCAGAGAAGTCAAGTCGAAAAGGTATCGTTTATGGTATTAATGAAAAGCAGACGCTGGCAAGTGATATTGAAATTCCAGCGTGGGCGGCAAATTCTCAGAGCGAAGAGAAGACTACCACAGCTATATTCGATGCATCGTTCAAGGAGTATCGCCCAACAACTACTGACTACTGGTTTAACTATTATTTGGTTCTGAAGGAAATTAAGGGTATGGAGAATCTTAATACTTCTGAAGTAACCAATATGTCTCATATGTTTAATCATTGCGACGCTCTTCCTTCAATCGACCTTTCTAATTTCAATACAGCAAAGGTTACCAACATGAACTCTATGTTCTCTGAATGTGCTGCTCTCACTTCGCTCAACCTTTCTAAGTTCAACACAGAGAATGTAACCGATATGGGGTCAATGTTCAATTTCTGCTCTGGATTTACCACGCTTGACCTCTCTAACTTCAATACAGCGAAAGTAACCGATATGCGCGCAATGTTCTTCTGCTGTACAGGACTTACCTCGCTTGATATCTCTAACTTCAATACAGCGAACGTAACCGATATGAGCGTAATGTTCTTTTATTGCAAAGCTCTTAACTCACTCGAACTTCCAAACTTCAATACAGAGAAGGTTTCCAATATGAAAGCAATGTTCTCTGGTTGTAGTGCACTTAAGTCTCTTGACCTTTCTAAGTTCAACACAGCGAACGTTACCAATATGAATGGTATGTTTGCAAGCTGTACTGCGCTTACTTCTCTTGACCTTTCTAAGTTCAACACAGCGAACGTAACGGATATGAACGGTATGTTTGCCAACTGCTCTGCGCTTACTTCGCTCGATCTTTCTAAGTTCAACACAGCGAACGTAACGGATATGGCTTCTATGTTCTCTTCTTGCTCTGAGCTTGTTACACTCGATGTCTCAAATTTCAATACAGAGAAGGTTACTACTATGTACGGAATGTTTGCAAACGACAAAGCTCTTCTCGCACTTGACCTTTCAAGCTTTAAAACTCCAGAAGTAACTATTATGAAGGGAATGTTCTCTGGTTGTACAGGTCTTACCACGCTCAACGTTTCAAACTTCGATACAGAAAAAGTAACCGATATGTATGGAATGTTCTACTCTTGCGAGGCTCTTACCACATTGAATCTTTCGCACTTCAACACCGAGAACGTAACCAATATGAGCGCAATGTTTGCATATTGTAAAGCACTTAATGAGCTTAAAATGCCAAACTTCAATACAAAGAACGTAACCAATATGTCTTTCTTGTTCTTCTATTGCTCTGAATTGCCTTCAATCGACCTTTCAGGTTTCAACACAGCGAACGTAACCGATATGGGTGCAATGTTCAAGTATTGTGCTAAAGTAGAATCGCTCGACATCTCTAAGTTCAATACAGAAAAGGTAACCAATATGCGTGGAATGTTCTCAGGTTGCAGAAAGATTACCACACTCGACTTTTCAAACTTCAACACCGATAACGTAACCAATACGAACACAATGTTCTTCTCTTGCGACGCCATTACCTCGCTCGACCTTTCAAACTTCAAGTTGGAGAAGGTTACCGATATGAGCGCAATGTTCTCTTTCTGCGAGGAAATGACTACTATCTATTGCAACCATACTTGGAAAGCTGAACAATCGGAAAATATGTTTGCTTACTGCTCTAAACTCAAGGGCGCAGTGGAATACAACGAATTTAAGTTGGACGTTAAAATGGCAAACCCAGAAACAGGATACTTCACAAAGAAGAATGTTTCTGGAATTTCTCAGACAGGTGTTGCTACCGATGCAACAGTTGTAGCTATCTACTCTCTCGACGGCAAGAAGCTGACAGAGTTGCAAAGTGGTGTGAACATTGTTCGTATGAGCGATGGAACAACACATAAAGTAATGAAGTAA
- a CDS encoding aminopeptidase P family protein produces the protein MFNKETYIARRAELKKLVKDGIILLFGNNESPVNSPANGYSPFRQDSSFLYYFGQQRDGLVGVIDVNEDKEMLIGNDIDIEDIVWFGSVDAVSDLAAQVGVVNSAPMSELQNICDKAKASNRKIHFLPPYRADIKIQISDLLGIHPNKQKEEGSLELINAVVKMRSVKTAEEIEELERAAVIGYKMHTTAMRITKPGLTEKFVAGQIEGIANSYGSMVSFPIIFSQHGEIMHGNPSMAELEDGRLVLCDCGGETMSHYCSDNTRTFPINGKFTQRQLDIYNVVVEAHDAALELSKPGVKYADVHFAVCRIIFERMKELGLAKGDTDAAVAAGAHAMFLPHGLGHMMGLDVHDMEALGQIHVGFDEETRPNLEQFGTNCLRMGRRLQEGFVVTDEPGIYFIPALIDEWRAKKHCAEFLNFDKLDTYKDFGGIRIEDDILITADGCRFIGKELIPYHAKDIEAFMNA, from the coding sequence ATGTTTAATAAAGAAACGTACATAGCCCGCCGCGCCGAGCTTAAAAAGCTTGTGAAAGACGGCATTATTCTCTTGTTTGGCAACAACGAGTCTCCAGTTAATTCACCAGCGAATGGGTATTCACCTTTCCGCCAAGATTCATCGTTCCTGTACTATTTCGGTCAGCAGCGTGATGGTCTTGTTGGCGTTATCGACGTCAATGAAGACAAAGAAATGCTGATAGGAAATGACATTGACATCGAAGACATCGTATGGTTTGGAAGTGTTGATGCTGTCAGCGACCTTGCTGCTCAGGTAGGAGTTGTCAATTCTGCACCTATGAGCGAATTGCAGAATATCTGCGACAAGGCAAAGGCATCTAACAGAAAAATACATTTCTTGCCTCCTTATCGTGCTGATATTAAGATTCAGATTAGCGATTTGCTCGGCATTCATCCTAATAAGCAGAAAGAAGAAGGAAGTCTTGAACTTATCAATGCAGTTGTTAAGATGCGTTCTGTAAAGACTGCAGAAGAAATAGAAGAGCTTGAACGTGCTGCTGTCATAGGTTACAAGATGCACACGACAGCAATGCGCATCACAAAGCCAGGACTTACAGAGAAGTTTGTAGCAGGTCAGATAGAAGGTATTGCCAATTCTTATGGCTCAATGGTGTCTTTCCCTATCATCTTCTCACAGCATGGCGAAATCATGCACGGTAATCCTTCAATGGCAGAATTGGAAGATGGCAGACTCGTATTGTGCGACTGTGGTGGAGAAACAATGAGCCACTATTGCTCTGACAATACACGAACATTCCCTATAAATGGCAAGTTCACCCAGCGTCAGCTTGATATATATAATGTAGTAGTAGAAGCACACGATGCAGCTCTTGAGTTATCAAAACCAGGAGTTAAGTATGCTGACGTGCACTTTGCTGTTTGCCGTATCATCTTTGAGCGCATGAAGGAGCTTGGATTAGCAAAAGGCGACACCGATGCAGCTGTTGCAGCAGGTGCTCACGCTATGTTCTTGCCTCACGGTTTGGGACATATGATGGGACTCGATGTTCACGATATGGAAGCACTTGGTCAGATTCACGTAGGTTTCGACGAAGAAACTCGTCCTAACCTCGAACAGTTCGGAACAAACTGCTTGCGTATGGGACGCCGTTTGCAGGAAGGTTTTGTTGTAACTGACGAACCAGGCATCTACTTTATCCCTGCTCTTATCGATGAATGGCGTGCCAAGAAGCATTGTGCAGAGTTCTTGAACTTTGATAAACTTGATACCTATAAGGACTTTGGCGGTATTCGTATAGAAGACGATATACTTATCACAGCCGACGGTTGCCGCTTCATCGGTAAAGAACTCATTCCTTATCACGCAAAGGATATAGAAGCATTTATGAATGCTTAA
- a CDS encoding DUF5020 family protein: MKKIFSLAITFMAAFTSVQAQNVQLHYDLGHNLSDDLKGRPAVTTTVEMFKPDKWGSTFLFTDIDYKNDGVVGAYWEIAREFAVSKNKRWAAHIEYNGGATTGELPVGYYGSRFQHAALAGGAWNWANKDFSKTFSVQLMYKYTFKNKHLGAHPFSGFQLTEVWGLNFAKGLCTFSGFCDLWYDPNVSGKLILLSEPQFWFNLNTLKGMNGVNLSLGTEVEISNNFVWNNKGKNNKFYAIPTIAAKWTF, encoded by the coding sequence ATGAAAAAAATCTTTTCCCTCGCCATTACTTTTATGGCAGCTTTTACAAGTGTTCAGGCACAAAACGTGCAATTGCACTACGACCTTGGTCATAATCTTTCAGACGATTTAAAGGGTCGCCCTGCCGTTACAACCACTGTAGAAATGTTTAAACCCGACAAATGGGGTTCGACTTTCCTTTTCACCGATATTGATTATAAAAACGACGGAGTAGTTGGTGCTTATTGGGAAATTGCCCGAGAATTTGCAGTTTCTAAGAATAAGCGTTGGGCAGCCCACATAGAATATAATGGTGGAGCAACTACAGGCGAACTTCCAGTGGGCTACTATGGCAGCCGTTTCCAGCACGCTGCACTCGCTGGTGGTGCTTGGAACTGGGCGAACAAGGATTTTTCAAAGACTTTCAGCGTGCAACTGATGTATAAGTACACTTTCAAGAACAAGCACCTCGGCGCACACCCATTCAGCGGTTTCCAACTTACTGAAGTATGGGGCTTGAACTTTGCCAAGGGTTTGTGTACTTTCAGTGGTTTCTGCGACTTATGGTACGACCCCAATGTCAGCGGCAAACTCATCTTGTTGTCTGAACCACAATTTTGGTTTAACCTAAATACGCTGAAGGGTATGAACGGCGTAAACCTTTCGTTGGGTACTGAAGTAGAAATCAGCAATAATTTTGTTTGGAACAATAAAGGCAAGAACAATAAGTTCTACGCTATTCCTACTATTGCTGCAAAGTGGACATTCTAA
- a CDS encoding aminopeptidase C, whose protein sequence is MKKILVLALFAVIAAGANATPKKEAKKVDNSPVFTVIKKNPITSIKNQNRSGTCWDYSTLSYFEAEILKATGKTYDLCESFVANKTYMDRAIQVVRMHGDAQFAQGGSCYDPLYCLENYGICPEGAMPFPGSLTGDSLFNFNEFFSLMEPYVNAIARNKASKISNQWKVGLQGIIDAYLGKCPESFTYEGKTYTPKQFAASLGLNWSDYVTVTSYTHHPFYTSFAVEVQDNWRLPLSHNVPMDEMMKIIDNAVMNGYCVAWGGDVSEPGFTRDGLAYMVDGNKVQSLQGSDMARWLGLSPAKQRSLIDELGAKVPEITPTQEMRQERYDTWELTDDHGMLIFGIAKDQFGKEYYMVKNSWGETGKYKGIWYMTKDFIAANTMDYMVNKNAIPSDIRAKMGL, encoded by the coding sequence ATGAAAAAAATTTTAGTGCTCGCACTTTTTGCTGTTATTGCAGCTGGTGCCAACGCAACTCCTAAGAAGGAAGCAAAGAAAGTAGACAACAGTCCTGTCTTCACAGTGATTAAGAAAAATCCAATCACAAGCATCAAGAACCAAAACCGTTCAGGTACGTGTTGGGATTATTCTACATTGAGTTATTTTGAAGCAGAAATCCTGAAAGCAACGGGTAAGACTTACGACCTTTGCGAGAGCTTTGTTGCAAACAAAACTTATATGGATCGTGCCATTCAGGTAGTTCGTATGCATGGTGATGCTCAATTCGCTCAAGGCGGTTCTTGCTACGACCCTCTCTATTGTCTTGAAAACTATGGTATCTGCCCAGAAGGTGCAATGCCTTTCCCTGGTTCTTTGACAGGTGATTCATTATTCAACTTCAATGAGTTCTTCTCTTTGATGGAACCATACGTAAATGCAATAGCAAGAAATAAGGCAAGCAAAATCTCTAACCAATGGAAGGTGGGACTTCAAGGCATCATCGATGCTTACCTCGGTAAGTGCCCAGAGTCTTTCACATACGAAGGTAAGACATATACTCCGAAGCAGTTTGCTGCAAGCCTCGGCTTGAATTGGAGCGACTATGTAACCGTTACTTCTTATACACACCACCCATTCTATACTTCATTTGCAGTAGAAGTACAAGACAACTGGCGTTTGCCATTGTCTCACAACGTACCTATGGACGAAATGATGAAGATTATCGACAACGCAGTGATGAACGGTTACTGTGTAGCATGGGGTGGCGACGTTAGCGAACCAGGCTTCACACGCGACGGTCTTGCATACATGGTAGACGGCAATAAGGTTCAGAGCCTCCAAGGTAGTGATATGGCACGTTGGTTGGGTCTTTCTCCTGCAAAGCAGCGTAGCCTCATCGATGAACTTGGTGCAAAGGTTCCAGAAATTACTCCTACACAGGAAATGCGTCAAGAGCGTTACGATACTTGGGAACTTACCGATGACCACGGTATGCTTATCTTCGGTATTGCTAAAGACCAATTCGGCAAAGAGTACTACATGGTTAAGAACTCATGGGGCGAAACAGGCAAGTACAAAGGCATTTGGTATATGACCAAGGACTTCATTGCTGCAAATACAATGGACTACATGGTTAATAAGAATGCCATTCCTTCAGATATTCGCGCAAAAATGGGTTTGTAA
- the recJ gene encoding single-stranded-DNA-specific exonuclease RecJ gives MQLKWNYTPSTSEQTNAAKELGEKLSISPILASLLIRRGITTESAAKRFFRPQLSDLINPFLMQDMDIAVDRLNDAMGRKERIMVYGDYDVDGCTAVALVYKFLRQFYSNIDYYIPDRYDEGYGVSKKGIDFAKESGVKLIIILDCGIKAVEEISYAKEQGIDFIICDHHVPDNNMPPAVAILNPKRADDSFPFKDLCGCGVGFKFMQAFAKNNNIPFSRLIPLLDFCAVSIAADLVPVVGENRILAFHGLKQLNQNPSVGLQAIVDICGLSGREISMSDIIFKIGPRINASGRMESGKESVDLLVERDLATALLEAKHIDKYNDKRKDVDRQMTEEANQIVERLESQKHQNSIVLYDEHWKKGVIGIVASRLTEIYYRPTIVITREGDLATGSARTAAGFDLYSAIESCSDLLTNFGGHTYAAGLTLKWENVKEFRNRFQQYVDEHIEPYQTEATLDIDAVIDFKDITKKFHNDLKRFAPFGPENVKPLFCTKEVFDFGTSKVVGREQEHIKLELVDSKSNNVMNGIAFGQSRSARYIKSKRSFDIVYTIEDNVFKRGAVQLQIEGIRPSENE, from the coding sequence ATGCAATTAAAATGGAACTACACACCATCTACATCTGAACAGACAAATGCAGCAAAGGAATTGGGCGAGAAACTCAGTATTAGTCCTATTCTAGCCTCGTTGCTCATAAGGCGCGGAATAACAACCGAAAGTGCGGCAAAACGTTTCTTTCGCCCACAGCTTTCCGACCTTATCAATCCGTTTCTAATGCAAGATATGGATATTGCAGTCGATAGACTGAACGATGCAATGGGGCGTAAGGAACGCATTATGGTCTACGGCGATTACGACGTAGACGGTTGCACGGCAGTAGCATTGGTGTATAAATTTCTGCGGCAGTTCTATTCCAATATAGATTACTACATTCCCGACCGTTACGACGAGGGGTATGGTGTAAGCAAAAAGGGAATAGACTTTGCAAAGGAAAGTGGAGTAAAACTCATCATCATACTCGATTGTGGTATAAAGGCAGTCGAAGAGATTAGCTATGCAAAGGAACAAGGCATTGATTTCATTATCTGCGACCACCACGTCCCTGATAATAATATGCCTCCAGCAGTAGCTATATTAAATCCGAAACGTGCTGATGACAGCTTCCCATTTAAGGATTTGTGTGGTTGCGGTGTAGGTTTCAAGTTCATGCAAGCCTTTGCAAAGAACAACAATATACCGTTCTCACGACTTATTCCACTACTCGATTTCTGCGCTGTGAGTATCGCTGCCGACCTTGTCCCCGTTGTAGGCGAAAACCGTATCCTTGCTTTCCACGGCTTAAAACAGCTAAATCAAAATCCAAGTGTGGGCTTGCAAGCCATTGTAGATATTTGCGGACTCAGCGGAAGGGAAATTTCAATGAGCGATATTATCTTCAAGATAGGTCCACGCATTAATGCCAGCGGCCGTATGGAGAGCGGAAAGGAAAGTGTAGACCTACTTGTGGAACGCGATTTGGCTACTGCGCTGTTAGAAGCAAAGCATATTGATAAATACAACGATAAGCGAAAAGATGTAGACAGGCAGATGACAGAGGAAGCCAACCAAATTGTTGAGCGACTTGAGAGCCAGAAACACCAAAACAGCATTGTACTTTACGATGAGCATTGGAAGAAAGGAGTTATTGGTATCGTAGCTTCTCGCCTCACGGAAATTTACTATCGTCCCACCATAGTCATTACCCGAGAAGGCGATTTAGCCACAGGCTCGGCACGAACTGCAGCAGGTTTCGACCTCTATTCTGCTATTGAGAGTTGCAGCGACTTGCTCACCAACTTTGGTGGGCATACCTATGCAGCAGGCTTAACGCTGAAATGGGAGAATGTAAAGGAGTTCCGAAACCGTTTCCAACAGTATGTTGATGAACACATCGAGCCTTATCAGACGGAGGCAACTTTGGATATTGATGCCGTTATAGACTTTAAAGACATCACCAAGAAGTTTCATAACGACTTGAAACGTTTTGCACCATTTGGTCCAGAAAACGTAAAGCCGTTGTTCTGTACGAAAGAAGTGTTCGATTTCGGTACCAGCAAGGTTGTGGGCAGAGAGCAAGAGCACATTAAGTTGGAGCTTGTCGATTCAAAGTCGAACAACGTTATGAATGGCATTGCTTTCGGACAAAGTCGTTCGGCACGCTATATAAAGTCGAAACGCTCGTTCGATATTGTTTATACCATAGAAGATAATGTGTTCAAGCGTGGTGCCGTTCAACTTCAGATAGAAGGCATTCGTCCTTCGGAAAACGAATAG
- a CDS encoding ATP-dependent DNA helicase RecQ — protein MTYKEILHKYWGYPDFRGIQSKVIESIGAGKDTLGLMPTGGGKSITFQVPALAKEGVCIVITPLISLMKDQVDNLCQRHIKAAAIYSGMSRDEIISTLENCIFGGIKLLYISPERLGSELFQAKLKHIKVSFITVDEAHCISQWGYDFRPSYLEIMNIRKLLPDVPVLALTATATPEVVKDIQFRLGFAEENVFRMSFERKNLSYVLRTTQEKFNEMLHILQSVDGSTIVYCRSRKRTKEAAEFLLKNGVSATWYHAGLENTDKNKHQNAWQANEIRVIVATNAFGMGIDKANVRLVIHLDPPSSIEAYFQEAGRAGRDGKRSYAILLHTQGNDERNLRKRVKENFPAKEEIRTVYEHLAYFYQIGVESGRDATFEFPIDKFCIYFHHFPIQVNAALQILTRAGYIDYEPDPDSKARIHFILSRDELYRLGEQSNEEEKVISALLRNYSGLFTDYRYIDESYIADVVGLDRNETYHILQNLSRKRIINFIPRKNIPVIKYLQDRVDSEELVISKAVYEDRKEKFEERIVAMINYIQNDYTCRSRQLLRYFGEDRSTDCACCDVCLSYKGENKQLKKSLRETILDLLADGKKHHITELKGMDTDASVTNQDTLRATLEELIAEEYIYMEGSYVYQNTKS, from the coding sequence ATGACTTATAAGGAAATCCTTCATAAATATTGGGGCTATCCCGATTTTCGAGGTATTCAAAGCAAAGTTATAGAGAGCATTGGTGCAGGAAAAGACACGTTGGGACTGATGCCTACGGGTGGCGGAAAGTCCATTACGTTTCAAGTGCCTGCATTGGCAAAAGAAGGAGTGTGCATTGTCATCACTCCTTTAATTTCGTTGATGAAAGACCAAGTAGACAATCTTTGCCAGCGACACATCAAGGCAGCAGCAATCTACTCGGGTATGTCGCGCGATGAGATTATCTCAACGCTCGAAAACTGTATCTTTGGCGGTATAAAGCTGCTCTATATATCGCCCGAACGCCTTGGCTCCGAACTGTTTCAAGCGAAACTAAAACACATAAAGGTGAGCTTCATCACCGTAGACGAAGCCCACTGTATCAGCCAATGGGGCTACGATTTCCGCCCTTCCTATCTCGAAATTATGAACATTAGGAAGCTACTTCCCGATGTTCCAGTGCTTGCCCTTACGGCAACTGCTACTCCAGAAGTTGTGAAGGACATTCAGTTCCGACTTGGATTTGCCGAAGAGAATGTATTTCGAATGAGTTTCGAGCGTAAGAATCTTTCTTACGTCCTGCGCACAACACAAGAGAAGTTCAACGAAATGCTTCATATTCTGCAGTCGGTAGACGGCTCGACTATCGTATATTGCCGTAGCAGAAAGCGCACAAAGGAAGCAGCAGAGTTCTTACTTAAGAATGGTGTTTCAGCAACGTGGTACCACGCAGGATTGGAAAACACCGACAAGAACAAGCACCAGAATGCGTGGCAAGCCAACGAAATTCGTGTTATTGTAGCTACAAATGCTTTTGGAATGGGTATCGACAAAGCCAACGTTCGTTTGGTAATACACCTCGACCCACCCAGTTCCATCGAGGCTTACTTTCAAGAAGCGGGGCGAGCAGGCAGAGATGGCAAAAGGTCGTATGCCATTTTGCTCCACACACAGGGCAACGATGAGCGCAACTTACGAAAGCGAGTAAAGGAAAATTTCCCTGCAAAAGAAGAAATCCGTACTGTTTACGAACATTTGGCGTACTTCTATCAAATAGGCGTAGAGAGTGGGAGAGATGCCACTTTCGAGTTTCCTATCGACAAGTTCTGCATCTATTTCCACCATTTTCCTATCCAAGTCAATGCAGCTTTGCAGATATTGACCCGTGCAGGCTACATCGACTACGAACCAGACCCCGACAGCAAGGCACGTATACACTTTATTCTTTCGCGCGATGAGCTATACAGATTAGGCGAACAGAGCAACGAAGAAGAAAAAGTAATTTCGGCATTGCTGCGCAACTATTCGGGTTTGTTCACGGATTATCGCTATATCGACGAAAGCTATATAGCCGATGTAGTGGGTTTGGATAGAAACGAAACCTACCATATACTGCAAAATCTTAGTAGGAAACGAATTATAAACTTCATTCCGCGCAAGAATATTCCCGTCATAAAGTATCTTCAAGACCGTGTTGATAGCGAAGAATTGGTTATTTCAAAAGCTGTTTACGAAGACCGAAAGGAAAAGTTTGAGGAACGTATAGTAGCGATGATAAATTACATACAAAACGACTATACGTGTCGCAGCCGACAGCTTTTGCGCTATTTTGGCGAAGACCGAAGCACCGACTGTGCTTGCTGCGATGTTTGTCTGTCGTATAAAGGCGAGAACAAACAACTGAAAAAGTCGTTGCGTGAAACCATACTCGACTTGTTGGCAGACGGCAAGAAGCACCATATTACCGAACTGAAAGGAATGGATACCGATGCTTCTGTAACCAATCAAGACACATTGCGTGCAACTTTAGAAGAACTTATTGCCGAAGAATACATATATATGGAAGGCAGCTACGTTTACCAAAACACTAAATCGTAG
- the trmD gene encoding tRNA (guanosine(37)-N1)-methyltransferase TrmD: MRIDIITVLPEMLEGFVHESILARAEKKGLAEVRLHNLRDYSQDKWHRVDDYPFGGQAGMVMQIEPIDRCISALKAEREYDEVIFTSPDGEQFNQKMANDLSLGGNLIILAGHYKGVDQRVRDHLITKEISIGDFVLTGGELPAAIIADAVVRIIPGVIGDEQSALSDCFQDNMLSAPIYTRPRNYKGWEVPEILLSGHEAKINQWEFDQAMERTKRLRPDLLK, encoded by the coding sequence ATGAGAATAGATATAATTACAGTATTGCCCGAAATGCTTGAAGGCTTTGTTCACGAAAGCATTTTGGCACGAGCAGAAAAGAAAGGTTTAGCAGAAGTGCGATTGCACAATCTCCGCGACTACAGCCAAGACAAGTGGCATCGCGTAGACGATTATCCCTTTGGCGGACAAGCGGGAATGGTTATGCAGATAGAACCTATAGACCGTTGTATCAGTGCTTTGAAGGCAGAGCGGGAATACGATGAAGTGATATTTACATCGCCCGATGGAGAGCAATTCAACCAGAAAATGGCAAATGACCTGTCTTTGGGCGGCAATCTTATAATACTGGCAGGACACTATAAAGGAGTAGACCAACGAGTAAGAGACCACCTGATAACAAAAGAAATATCGATAGGCGACTTTGTGCTTACAGGTGGCGAGCTACCGGCAGCCATTATTGCCGATGCTGTGGTACGTATCATACCGGGCGTAATCGGCGATGAGCAAAGTGCATTGTCCGATTGTTTCCAAGACAATATGCTTTCTGCACCTATCTATACCCGTCCACGAAACTATAAAGGGTGGGAGGTGCCTGAGATATTGTTGAGCGGACACGAAGCAAAAATCAATCAGTGGGAGTTCGACCAAGCAATGGAAAGAACAAAACGCTTGCGTCCCGACTTGTTGAAGTAG
- a CDS encoding patatin family protein: MEIDINTGLVLEGGGMRGVFTSGVLDAFMKHDLYFKYIVAVSAGAGNGLSYMSRQPRRARVSNIDLLAKYDYIGFRHLVTQGCIFDPELLYKRFPYEIIPYDYDTYFEKTSLGYTFEMVTTNCETGKSEYLQECSGNRHRLNEIALASSSLPYVTKIVDIDGVPMLDGGIVDSIPLMRAIATGHNKNVVVCTRNKGWRNTGTDLKIPKFIYKNYPRLRVALSHRIEAYNRQLEMIDEYEERGEIKVLRPVKPVEVGRMEKDVEKLEAFYKEGFDIGEDFCKSITSNGLITK, encoded by the coding sequence ATGGAAATCGATATAAACACAGGATTAGTATTGGAAGGTGGGGGAATGCGAGGAGTATTTACCTCTGGCGTTTTGGACGCATTTATGAAACACGACCTCTACTTCAAGTATATTGTTGCAGTTTCTGCCGGAGCTGGCAACGGACTTTCGTATATGAGCCGACAACCACGCAGGGCAAGGGTTTCGAACATTGATTTGCTTGCAAAGTACGACTATATAGGCTTCCGACACCTTGTTACGCAAGGCTGTATCTTCGACCCAGAACTTCTTTACAAGCGTTTTCCCTACGAGATTATCCCTTACGACTACGACACTTATTTCGAGAAAACAAGCTTAGGCTATACGTTTGAAATGGTTACCACCAATTGCGAAACAGGCAAAAGCGAGTATTTGCAAGAGTGCAGTGGCAACAGACATAGGCTCAATGAAATTGCTCTTGCATCAAGTAGCTTGCCATACGTTACCAAAATAGTGGACATAGACGGCGTTCCTATGCTTGATGGTGGTATAGTAGATTCCATTCCGCTTATGCGTGCCATAGCAACGGGGCACAACAAGAATGTTGTTGTTTGCACACGCAACAAGGGTTGGCGCAATACGGGAACGGATTTAAAGATTCCAAAGTTTATTTACAAGAACTATCCGCGCTTGCGTGTTGCGTTAAGCCACAGAATAGAAGCCTATAATCGGCAATTGGAAATGATTGACGAATACGAAGAACGAGGCGAAATAAAAGTATTGCGCCCCGTTAAGCCTGTTGAAGTGGGAAGAATGGAGAAAGACGTAGAGAAGTTGGAAGCTTTCTACAAAGAAGGATTTGATATTGGCGAAGACTTTTGCAAGTCTATAACCTCCAATGGCTTGATTACTAAATAA